GGATGCCTGCACCGGCTGGCTGTCGCACTGCGCACGCTCGGCCACGCTGCCGGCGTTCTGCCGCAACAAGGCCGAGATCGAAGCGCTGGCGTCCTGACCCCGGCCGGCCCGGTGGCGGGGAACAACGCCGCGGTGCGGATCGTTTTCCTGCGGACGCGCCGTCTTGGCGCGGTTCAGCAGGAGGCATCGACATGACCCCGCACACAGCCACCGTCTCGAGCAGCATGGTCTCGAGTTCCGATGTCAACGGCACCGCCGTCTACAGCCCGGCGGGCGATCATCTGGGACACATCGACCACCTGATGATCGACAAGCAGTCCGGCCTGATCGCCTATGCCGTGATGGGATTCGGAGGGTTCCTCGGCATGGGTGAGGATCACCATCCGATTCCGTGGAAGAAGCTCAGCTACGATCCAGCCCTGGGCGGATTCGTGACCGACATCACGCGCGAGCAACTGGAAGGCGCACCGCC
This portion of the Rhodobacter sp. CZR27 genome encodes:
- a CDS encoding PRC-barrel domain-containing protein, whose translation is MTPHTATVSSSMVSSSDVNGTAVYSPAGDHLGHIDHLMIDKQSGLIAYAVMGFGGFLGMGEDHHPIPWKKLSYDPALGGFVTDITREQLEGAPPRGDDWRDDRAWSAATYNYYGIPPYWI